Proteins encoded together in one Oceanobacillus iheyensis HTE831 window:
- the dacB gene encoding D-alanyl-D-alanine carboxypeptidase/D-alanyl-D-alanine endopeptidase, translating to MRVLKELITYISKQEKWAGGILGLSVRSADTGDIYFSHNGDIRLHPASNMKILTAVAALKILGPGYRFTTEIRLEGKLVGDVWEGDVYIVGKGDPTLQLNDYQRFATILHKYGIRKITGSIIADDTWYDDIRLSEDLIWSDAQYYYGAEVSALTLSPDKDYDTGSVKIIIKPGQLGDPPEYQLYPNTSYVMIENHAVTVDHAEEEELCITREHNGNRIYIKGKIGINQDIRKEWMAVWGVTDYVVNTFVQALNETGITIKDKSKTGRSVPSGTACIHVHSSPTLAEILIPFMKLSNNGIGEMLVKEMGRFVYEEGTWEAGLKVMKEQIQSYGVNMKTLQIKDGSGISHNNLLPANELTHLLHCIQTEEWFPLLLDTLPLAGEQNRMVGGTLRERMKGLSVKAKTGTIEGVSTLSGYIKMETDQRVIFSILLNNLIDGEIGKEIEDEIVTYLHEHELAKV from the coding sequence GTGAGAGTATTGAAAGAGCTTATAACATATATCAGTAAACAAGAAAAATGGGCAGGGGGGATACTTGGTTTAAGTGTACGATCTGCGGATACGGGGGATATTTATTTTAGTCATAATGGAGATATACGTCTTCATCCTGCATCAAATATGAAAATCCTAACTGCTGTAGCTGCTTTAAAAATATTAGGGCCCGGCTATAGATTTACCACGGAGATAAGGTTAGAAGGGAAACTTGTTGGAGATGTGTGGGAAGGAGATGTCTATATTGTCGGAAAAGGCGATCCTACATTGCAATTGAATGATTATCAGAGGTTTGCAACTATACTCCATAAGTATGGTATCAGAAAAATTACAGGTAGTATTATTGCGGATGATACATGGTACGATGACATACGTTTATCGGAGGATTTAATTTGGTCGGATGCACAATATTATTATGGAGCGGAAGTATCAGCATTAACACTATCTCCTGATAAGGATTATGATACTGGGTCTGTAAAAATTATTATTAAACCAGGTCAATTAGGTGATCCTCCTGAGTATCAACTGTATCCTAATACATCTTATGTCATGATAGAGAATCATGCAGTTACCGTAGATCACGCTGAGGAAGAAGAATTGTGCATTACTAGAGAACATAATGGTAATCGTATTTATATAAAAGGGAAAATCGGTATTAATCAAGACATAAGGAAAGAGTGGATGGCTGTATGGGGAGTGACAGATTATGTAGTAAATACATTTGTGCAAGCATTAAATGAAACGGGGATAACTATAAAGGATAAATCTAAAACAGGAAGGTCCGTTCCAAGCGGTACAGCGTGTATACATGTACATTCTTCTCCTACATTAGCAGAGATCTTAATCCCATTTATGAAACTAAGTAATAATGGAATTGGGGAAATGCTTGTAAAAGAAATGGGACGTTTTGTATATGAAGAAGGTACGTGGGAAGCGGGATTGAAGGTAATGAAAGAACAAATTCAGTCCTATGGAGTAAATATGAAGACGTTGCAAATAAAGGATGGTTCCGGAATCTCGCACAATAATTTGTTACCCGCAAATGAATTGACCCATTTATTACATTGTATTCAAACGGAAGAATGGTTTCCTTTGTTGTTAGATACTTTACCATTAGCGGGCGAGCAGAATCGAATGGTCGGTGGGACTTTACGAGAACGAATGAAGGGGCTCTCTGTTAAAGCAAAGACTGGAACAATAGAAGGGGTAAGTACTTTATCTGGGTACATCAAAATGGAAACGGACCAAAGGGTGATCTTCTCCATTTTGTTGAATAATTTAATTGATGGAGAAATAGGTAAAGAGATTGAGGATGAAATAGTCACTTACTTACATGAACATGAATTAGCAAAGGTATAG
- a CDS encoding twin-arginine translocase TatA/TatE family subunit, producing the protein MGIANIGIPGLILIIVIALIIFGPKKLPEIGKAAGQTLREFKSSANSMMDEEEQKDKKNEKQLNQSSSNNNK; encoded by the coding sequence ATGGGTATCGCAAATATAGGTATACCAGGTCTAATCCTAATAATTGTTATCGCTTTAATCATTTTTGGACCTAAAAAGTTACCTGAAATTGGAAAAGCTGCTGGACAAACTCTACGTGAATTTAAATCTTCTGCGAACAGTATGATGGATGAAGAAGAACAGAAAGATAAAAAAAATGAAAAGCAGTTGAATCAATCTTCTTCCAATAATAATAAATAG
- a CDS encoding sensor domain-containing protein: protein MNEKRKHYLTDSRVQSAINQTTMFSIIDVNGNLIYANDSFCKRLNYTEEDIFGKPFNRILKSPFPLHIVREQNKKAVWKEEIQIQTKDDTTCWFEASMVPYYDQDGNPDKTITTYYDITARKHYEEYIEGIAFTDYLTKLPNQNQLYHWIDEQQIDINNTKAILYISLDRFKQINEAFGKRIADKVIRMVAERLQNFQTKDNFLFRKDGDEFVVIIKEQLNQEECMAKAESIVNKLRIPYKIQDSQISITVSIGIRFPYKSAYTNGHSKYDEIDTSIKQARKAMDLAKKKGGNRYCIHAHHQEKPLERGYIIDLELKEALAREEFSIMYQPIINLKSHKVVGAEALLRWNNRELGFVSPDEFIPKLEESGMIISVGKWILENVCRRMKSWQEKGLLMQRISVNVSPIQFKDKYFVQDVKEILNDTMLDASYLEIEITESTILNLESSMLTILELKSLGMHVSIDDFGTGYSSLSYLKQLPIDTLKIDKSFIDDLDRDGEIITNTIINMGKNLHFRIIAEGIESEKQLEYLKSQQCHEGQGYLFSKPVQPNEIMTMLLQQPS, encoded by the coding sequence ATGAATGAAAAAAGAAAACATTATTTAACTGATAGTAGGGTACAATCCGCAATAAATCAGACAACTATGTTTTCCATCATAGATGTGAATGGGAATTTAATATATGCGAATGATTCTTTCTGCAAGCGTCTAAATTACACCGAAGAAGACATATTTGGCAAACCGTTTAATAGAATACTAAAGTCACCTTTCCCCCTACATATCGTAAGAGAACAAAATAAAAAAGCTGTTTGGAAAGAGGAAATTCAAATCCAAACAAAAGATGATACCACTTGTTGGTTTGAAGCATCGATGGTACCTTATTATGATCAAGATGGAAATCCAGATAAAACGATAACAACTTACTATGATATTACTGCAAGAAAACATTATGAAGAGTATATCGAAGGAATTGCATTTACGGATTATTTAACGAAGTTACCGAATCAGAATCAACTTTATCATTGGATAGACGAACAACAAATAGATATCAATAATACAAAGGCCATATTATATATTTCTTTAGATCGATTCAAACAAATTAATGAAGCTTTCGGTAAACGTATTGCAGATAAAGTTATTAGAATGGTAGCAGAACGATTGCAAAACTTCCAAACGAAAGATAACTTTCTGTTTCGTAAAGATGGAGATGAATTTGTTGTTATTATAAAAGAACAATTAAATCAAGAGGAATGTATGGCGAAAGCAGAAAGTATCGTAAATAAGTTGCGCATCCCATATAAAATACAAGATAGCCAAATTTCAATAACGGTTAGCATCGGAATTCGTTTTCCTTACAAATCCGCCTATACGAATGGGCACTCTAAGTATGATGAAATAGATACTTCCATTAAACAAGCAAGAAAAGCAATGGATCTTGCTAAAAAGAAAGGTGGAAACCGATATTGTATACATGCTCATCATCAGGAAAAACCTCTGGAACGGGGCTATATAATAGATTTAGAATTAAAGGAAGCCCTAGCTCGCGAAGAGTTCAGCATTATGTACCAACCAATTATTAATCTTAAAAGTCATAAAGTAGTTGGTGCAGAAGCGTTACTACGATGGAATAACCGAGAGCTTGGTTTTGTTTCTCCTGATGAATTCATACCCAAATTAGAGGAATCTGGAATGATTATCTCTGTCGGAAAGTGGATATTAGAAAATGTCTGTAGAAGGATGAAATCATGGCAGGAAAAAGGCTTACTCATGCAACGTATTTCCGTAAATGTTTCTCCAATACAATTTAAAGATAAGTACTTTGTACAAGACGTGAAAGAAATACTCAATGATACAATGCTAGATGCCTCATATCTTGAGATTGAAATAACTGAAAGTACGATTCTTAATCTAGAAAGTTCGATGTTGACCATTTTAGAATTAAAGAGCTTAGGAATGCATGTGTCTATTGATGATTTTGGGACAGGTTATTCATCGTTAAGCTATCTAAAACAACTTCCTATCGATACATTAAAAATTGATAAGTCATTTATCGATGATCTTGATCGAGATGGAGAAATTATTACAAATACAATCATTAATATGGGGAAAAATTTGCACTTCCGTATTATTGCTGAAGGAATTGAAAGTGAAAAACAGCTCGAATACTTGAAAAGTCAGCAATGCCACGAAGGACAAGGATATCTCTTTAGTAAACCTGTTCAACCCAATGAAATTATGACAATGTTACTACAGCAACCATCATAA
- a CDS encoding Spx/MgsR family RNA polymerase-binding regulatory protein: protein MTVNIYGASCSSTRKARQWFKKHGIAYKERNILRQPLTINELQEILRMTVEGTDEIISTRSKIFKELNLNLDELPLQKLLELIHEHPRLLKSPILMDEKRFQVGYHEDDIRQFLPRKTREHLWLQWKLDLGLVKG, encoded by the coding sequence ATGACAGTCAATATATACGGAGCATCTTGTTCATCAACCAGAAAAGCTCGACAGTGGTTTAAAAAACACGGAATAGCTTATAAAGAAAGAAATATATTAAGACAACCGTTAACAATTAATGAATTACAAGAAATCTTACGAATGACGGTAGAAGGAACAGATGAGATTATTTCTACACGCTCAAAAATATTTAAGGAACTTAATTTAAATTTAGACGAATTACCATTACAAAAATTATTAGAATTAATACACGAACACCCTAGGTTATTAAAAAGTCCGATATTAATGGATGAAAAACGTTTTCAAGTAGGCTATCATGAAGACGATATACGACAATTTCTTCCAAGAAAAACAAGAGAACACTTGTGGTTACAGTGGAAATTAGATCTAGGTCTCGTGAAAGGTTAA
- a CDS encoding NAD(P)/FAD-dependent oxidoreductase: MSKPKVVVLGAGYAGLVATRRLTQKLSADEAEIVLINKHNYHYESTWLHEVAAGTINPNQARFMLTDAVNPKRVRLIYDTVTEVNRDEQRVILDNSEVSYDYLVFALGFVSNTFGIPGMDEHAFAITDIDSSRHIAEHIEYQFAQYSTDENKNDDQLTILVGGGGFTGIEFVGELAEKVPELCQKYDIDRSKARIINVEAAPSILPVFDDDLVSYAKKALEDRGVEFRIGAPIKECTEEGFIVGDDKELIKAGTVVWTGGVTGNPVLAKSGYELFKGKVNVGPDLRPEGEENVFILGDCSWTLDQETGRPYPPTGQLATQEGAQVAENIAALINNQPIQDFVYSNKGTVASLGLSDGIGNVLNGNKLRGKSAAAMKKVVDDRSLFLVGGPKVLLKKGKFRPF; this comes from the coding sequence ATGAGTAAGCCAAAAGTTGTTGTACTTGGAGCTGGCTATGCAGGACTTGTTGCAACAAGACGTCTAACACAAAAATTATCAGCAGATGAAGCTGAAATTGTACTTATTAACAAACATAATTACCATTATGAGAGCACATGGCTACATGAAGTAGCAGCAGGTACGATTAATCCGAACCAAGCTCGCTTTATGTTAACTGATGCTGTTAATCCGAAGCGCGTTCGTTTAATTTATGACACTGTAACTGAGGTGAATCGTGACGAACAACGTGTTATTTTGGATAATAGTGAAGTGAGCTATGATTACTTAGTTTTTGCATTAGGCTTTGTTTCTAATACATTTGGAATCCCAGGAATGGACGAGCATGCATTTGCAATCACTGATATTGACTCTAGTCGACATATTGCAGAACATATTGAGTATCAGTTTGCTCAGTATTCCACAGATGAAAATAAAAATGACGATCAACTAACTATTTTAGTAGGTGGCGGCGGATTCACTGGTATTGAGTTTGTTGGTGAATTAGCTGAGAAGGTTCCAGAACTATGTCAAAAATATGATATTGACCGCAGTAAGGCAAGAATTATTAACGTTGAGGCTGCACCTTCTATCCTTCCGGTATTTGATGATGATCTCGTATCTTATGCGAAGAAAGCATTAGAAGATCGTGGAGTAGAATTCCGCATTGGCGCTCCAATTAAAGAGTGTACGGAAGAAGGATTCATCGTTGGTGATGATAAGGAATTAATTAAGGCTGGCACAGTTGTATGGACTGGCGGAGTAACTGGTAACCCTGTTCTTGCTAAATCTGGTTATGAGTTATTTAAAGGTAAAGTTAATGTAGGTCCTGATCTTCGTCCTGAGGGTGAAGAGAACGTATTTATCCTTGGTGATTGCTCATGGACATTAGATCAAGAGACTGGACGTCCATACCCACCAACTGGACAATTAGCAACACAAGAAGGTGCTCAAGTAGCAGAAAATATTGCAGCACTTATTAATAATCAACCAATCCAAGATTTTGTTTACAGTAACAAAGGAACTGTAGCTTCGCTTGGATTATCAGATGGAATTGGTAATGTATTAAATGGTAACAAACTTCGAGGAAAATCTGCGGCTGCAATGAAAAAAGTTGTAGATGACCGTTCATTATTCCTTGTAGGTGGACCAAAAGTGTTACTTAAGAAAGGTAAATTCCGTCCTTTCTAA
- a CDS encoding peptidylprolyl isomerase produces the protein MKQRYLFILMLMITLLLSACADTEETPSEETQSEDNPIATITMDNKQTITVELYPEIAPNTVTNFISLIEDGFYDGLTFHRIVPEFVIQGGDPEGNGTGGPGYSIPGEFTSNGFENDLIHERGVLSMARSQHPDSAGSQFFIVLDKADHLDKDYAGFGKVIEGMETVDNIVEQGTSGQEVPTIKEITVDTKGQDYGEPEKTE, from the coding sequence ATGAAGCAAAGATATCTATTTATACTAATGCTAATGATAACTCTTCTTTTATCAGCATGCGCTGATACCGAAGAAACACCGAGCGAAGAAACTCAATCGGAGGATAATCCGATAGCTACTATTACGATGGATAATAAACAAACTATTACTGTGGAACTTTATCCTGAAATTGCTCCTAACACAGTAACTAATTTTATTTCTCTAATTGAAGATGGCTTTTATGATGGATTAACTTTCCACCGGATTGTCCCCGAATTTGTTATCCAAGGTGGCGATCCTGAAGGAAATGGAACTGGAGGACCCGGATATTCTATCCCAGGAGAATTCACTTCGAATGGATTTGAAAATGATTTAATCCACGAACGTGGTGTCCTTTCAATGGCTAGAAGTCAACATCCTGATTCGGCAGGATCTCAATTTTTTATTGTTTTAGACAAAGCCGACCATCTTGATAAAGATTATGCAGGGTTCGGAAAAGTCATTGAAGGCATGGAAACGGTAGATAACATTGTGGAACAAGGAACTTCTGGACAAGAAGTTCCAACCATTAAGGAAATAACTGTAGATACCAAAGGACAAGACTACGGAGAGCCAGAAAAAACAGAATAA
- a CDS encoding M20/M25/M40 family metallo-hydrolase, translating to MTKLQWNSPSQLRTLLNELVGWKSITLSEGERQFPMKLYAKLQDLDYFHQYPDRLSLHEADERRKLLTAVYKHPDATQTICLISHFDTVNTEEYGSMEPLATQPEELTKLYMENKEELPFEIHQDLESEAFLFGRGTMDMKMGLVMHMSLIEQASIEEWPINLVLLTVPDEEVNSSGMRYAVPVLVELQKKFGFTYTLFLNSEPTFRQEPTDNSHYIYTGTIGKVLAAALFYGKETHAGEPLSGMTSPFMASYLTQEMEWNAKFKEMVRGESTPLPVTLQQTDLRLRYSTQTPYRSSALYNLFLMERSTKEAFDLFEEVATDAANKCTEAYNEVCRQQVVPPIGKVKVIRYKDLLEYATDKLGESIIQEIKADIYYNDEWDDREKSLRITDQLMIRCQELAPAMIILFAPPYYPAVNSSDNSLVKECTAFLTKKAKEDFQLDIKQIHYLNGICDLSYVNYSEDLSGWDEYEQNTPVWGDTYHLPFDEMSQLRAPVINVGPFGYDAHKRTERLHIVNAFEQFPKMLRELVGYISNK from the coding sequence ATGACGAAATTACAATGGAATAGCCCTAGTCAGTTAAGGACTTTGTTAAATGAGTTAGTAGGTTGGAAAAGTATAACGTTGTCTGAAGGAGAACGTCAATTTCCGATGAAACTTTATGCGAAGTTACAGGATTTAGATTATTTTCATCAATATCCAGATCGTTTGTCTTTGCATGAAGCAGATGAACGTAGAAAATTATTAACTGCTGTCTATAAGCATCCAGATGCTACACAAACGATTTGTCTTATTAGTCATTTTGACACTGTGAATACAGAAGAATACGGATCTATGGAACCGCTTGCTACACAACCCGAAGAACTTACTAAATTGTATATGGAAAATAAAGAAGAGTTACCGTTTGAGATTCATCAAGATTTGGAATCGGAAGCTTTTTTATTTGGTAGGGGAACCATGGATATGAAGATGGGGCTAGTGATGCATATGAGCTTGATTGAGCAAGCGAGTATAGAAGAGTGGCCGATTAATCTTGTACTATTAACAGTTCCAGATGAAGAGGTAAATTCATCCGGGATGCGTTATGCAGTACCTGTGTTGGTTGAGTTACAGAAAAAATTTGGTTTTACATACACATTATTTTTAAATAGTGAGCCGACGTTTCGACAAGAGCCAACAGATAATTCGCATTATATTTATACGGGTACTATAGGGAAGGTGCTGGCAGCTGCTTTATTTTATGGTAAGGAGACACATGCTGGGGAGCCGTTAAGTGGTATGACTTCGCCTTTTATGGCTTCATATTTGACGCAAGAAATGGAGTGGAATGCTAAATTTAAAGAAATGGTAAGAGGTGAGTCTACACCATTGCCAGTCACGTTACAACAAACCGATCTGCGTTTACGTTATTCGACCCAGACACCATATCGTTCTTCTGCGCTATATAATTTATTTTTAATGGAACGAAGTACGAAGGAAGCTTTTGACTTATTTGAGGAAGTTGCGACCGATGCTGCAAACAAGTGTACAGAAGCCTATAATGAAGTTTGTAGGCAACAAGTAGTGCCACCAATAGGAAAGGTAAAAGTAATTCGCTATAAGGATTTATTAGAATATGCGACAGATAAATTAGGTGAATCTATCATTCAAGAGATTAAAGCCGATATTTATTATAATGATGAATGGGATGATAGAGAAAAATCACTTCGAATTACGGATCAATTAATGATTCGTTGTCAAGAATTGGCACCAGCGATGATCATCTTATTTGCACCACCGTATTATCCGGCTGTTAACTCATCTGACAATAGTTTAGTAAAAGAATGTACGGCATTTTTAACCAAAAAAGCAAAAGAAGATTTTCAATTGGATATTAAACAGATTCATTATTTAAATGGTATTTGTGATTTAAGTTATGTGAATTATTCGGAAGACCTTTCTGGATGGGATGAATATGAACAAAACACACCTGTTTGGGGAGATACGTACCATCTTCCTTTTGATGAGATGAGTCAGCTACGAGCACCAGTAATTAATGTAGGTCCATTTGGGTATGATGCACATAAACGTACGGAAAGATTACACATTGTTAATGCGTTCGAACAGTTCCCGAAGATGCTCAGAGAATTAGTAGGGTATATATCAAATAAATAA
- a CDS encoding YjcZ family sporulation protein has translation MSEYEKRGEFGFTFLVVLFILLIIVGGSYWN, from the coding sequence ATGAGCGAATATGAAAAACGTGGTGAATTTGGCTTTACTTTTTTAGTAGTGTTGTTTATTTTGCTTATCATAGTCGGCGGCTCTTACTGGAACTAA
- a CDS encoding FAD-binding oxidoreductase — protein METTITSLIEELSKYLETAQITQNETLLEQHSKDESYHAPHKPLAVIFPKDTTDVQHITRCCSQFKVPIYPFGVGTSLEGHVIPNQPGISVDFSLMNNIVEINPEDLIVRVQPGVTRTQLEKELKKYGLFFPVDPGADATLGGMAATNASGTLTVKYGTMRDNVRTMEVVLANGTTIQTGTKAAKSSSGYHLNGLFVGSEGTLGCITELTLKVFGIPEHIAAGRATFPTVHQAIEAVVSVLQAGIPIARMEIVDEDSILQVNQYSELDLSIEPTLFIEFHGNKSGLAEDMAFTEQLFSDFDCTNITFESDTAARNQLWEARHNLAYAYVHGYKGRKMMITDVCLPISYLADAISHARLMLDIYGLPGGITGHVGDGNFHIVLMFDPHDEQEIQFAQELNEKVVAYALERGGTCTGEHGVGTGKKKYQQQEHGEALTVMRQLKQALDPDQIMNPNKIF, from the coding sequence ATGGAAACAACCATTACTTCCTTGATAGAAGAATTAAGCAAATATTTAGAAACAGCACAAATCACTCAAAACGAAACGCTGTTAGAACAACATAGTAAAGACGAATCTTACCACGCACCTCATAAGCCATTAGCTGTCATATTTCCTAAAGATACGACAGATGTCCAACACATAACGAGATGTTGCTCACAGTTTAAAGTACCAATCTACCCTTTTGGTGTCGGAACTAGTTTAGAAGGACATGTGATTCCAAATCAGCCAGGAATTTCGGTAGATTTCTCGCTAATGAACAACATCGTGGAGATTAATCCAGAGGATTTAATTGTAAGAGTGCAACCAGGTGTTACCCGTACGCAACTAGAAAAGGAACTGAAAAAGTATGGTTTATTCTTTCCTGTTGATCCAGGAGCGGATGCAACACTTGGAGGAATGGCCGCTACAAATGCCAGTGGTACACTAACTGTAAAATATGGAACGATGCGAGATAATGTACGGACAATGGAAGTGGTCCTCGCAAACGGCACCACGATTCAAACAGGTACAAAAGCTGCAAAATCTTCTTCTGGATATCATTTAAATGGATTATTTGTTGGCTCCGAAGGGACATTAGGATGCATCACGGAACTAACCTTAAAAGTTTTTGGTATTCCAGAACATATTGCTGCTGGAAGAGCTACCTTCCCTACCGTTCATCAAGCTATTGAAGCAGTAGTTTCCGTACTTCAAGCAGGTATTCCAATCGCGCGAATGGAGATCGTCGACGAAGATTCTATTTTGCAGGTCAATCAGTATAGCGAGTTAGATCTTTCGATAGAACCAACCTTATTTATTGAATTTCATGGGAATAAATCGGGTCTTGCAGAAGATATGGCATTCACAGAACAACTATTTTCAGATTTTGACTGTACAAATATCACCTTTGAGTCTGATACTGCAGCTAGAAACCAACTATGGGAAGCTAGACATAATCTCGCATATGCATATGTACATGGTTATAAAGGTAGAAAAATGATGATCACGGATGTTTGCTTACCGATTTCATATCTAGCTGATGCGATATCTCATGCTAGATTAATGCTAGATATCTACGGGCTTCCTGGTGGCATTACGGGACATGTCGGCGATGGGAATTTCCATATCGTCCTAATGTTTGATCCACACGATGAACAAGAGATCCAATTCGCTCAAGAACTAAATGAAAAAGTTGTAGCTTATGCTTTAGAACGCGGCGGAACCTGTACCGGTGAGCATGGAGTCGGGACCGGCAAGAAAAAGTATCAGCAACAAGAACACGGAGAGGCACTAACTGTAATGAGACAATTAAAACAAGCTCTTGACCCAGACCAGATTATGAATCCGAATAAAATATTTTAA
- a CDS encoding DNA polymerase IV, translating into MDYSSYPRNDVLCIDMRSFYASVEAVKLGLDPMKVMLAVVGDPNRSGSIVLAASPELKRRYGISNVSRYFELPDDPEIHIVPAHMADYIHMSLQITDLLQQYAPIEAIHPYSVDEVWITVNGLQHLFGTREEIAEKIKADILDSFGITCSVGIGDNKFLAKVVMDLHAKKQGIAECTYEDVKEKLWPHPIESIWGIGRRMKRNLNRMGIITLGQLANYNLDHLKKRFGVMGEQLYWHAWGIDLSPVFGDFSKQEQKGFGHGISLLRDYTKEDIPYCILDLCEEVCRRARTANKSGRTIHLGISYSKETGGGFSRSQSIDLPTNITLDVYDICMQLFNKFYDGKSMVRHVYVTLTNLKDKQETQLDLFEDRTKKNDIGYVMDAIRDKYGSTAILRASSYTQAGITIERSKKIGGHYA; encoded by the coding sequence ATGGATTATTCCAGTTATCCACGTAATGATGTTCTATGTATTGACATGCGTTCATTCTATGCGAGTGTAGAAGCAGTCAAACTCGGATTAGATCCGATGAAAGTAATGCTTGCTGTTGTTGGCGACCCCAACCGATCGGGAAGCATTGTGCTCGCCGCTTCTCCTGAGTTAAAGCGACGTTATGGAATAAGTAATGTCAGTCGTTATTTTGAATTGCCAGATGACCCGGAAATTCATATTGTCCCTGCCCATATGGCAGACTATATACACATGTCTTTGCAAATTACTGATTTACTACAGCAATATGCACCTATAGAGGCAATTCATCCTTATTCGGTCGATGAAGTATGGATTACAGTTAATGGTTTACAACACTTATTTGGAACCCGAGAAGAAATTGCTGAAAAAATTAAAGCTGATATTTTAGATTCCTTTGGTATTACTTGTTCCGTTGGAATTGGTGATAATAAATTTTTAGCAAAAGTTGTCATGGATCTTCATGCAAAAAAACAAGGAATTGCGGAATGTACGTATGAAGATGTGAAAGAAAAGCTTTGGCCACACCCGATTGAATCTATCTGGGGAATCGGCAGAAGAATGAAGCGAAATTTGAACCGAATGGGCATTATTACGTTAGGCCAGCTTGCGAATTATAATCTTGACCATTTAAAAAAACGATTCGGAGTAATGGGAGAGCAACTTTATTGGCACGCATGGGGAATCGATTTAAGCCCTGTGTTCGGTGATTTTTCAAAACAAGAACAAAAAGGCTTTGGGCATGGTATATCTTTGCTACGTGATTATACAAAAGAAGATATTCCTTATTGTATTCTCGACCTCTGTGAAGAAGTATGTCGAAGAGCTCGTACAGCAAATAAATCAGGTAGAACCATTCATTTAGGGATTTCTTATTCAAAAGAAACTGGCGGAGGATTTTCTCGATCACAATCCATTGATCTTCCAACAAATATTACCTTAGATGTTTACGATATTTGCATGCAATTATTTAATAAATTTTACGATGGTAAAAGTATGGTTCGTCATGTATATGTCACACTAACCAACCTTAAAGATAAGCAGGAAACACAGTTGGACTTATTTGAAGATCGTACGAAAAAAAATGATATTGGATATGTCATGGATGCAATCCGCGATAAATATGGATCCACCGCCATTCTGCGTGCATCCAGTTATACCCAAGCTGGGATCACTATAGAACGAAGCAAAAAAATTGGCGGGCACTACGCTTAA